The following proteins come from a genomic window of Aspergillus luchuensis IFO 4308 DNA, chromosome 3, nearly complete sequence:
- a CDS encoding FAD-binding oxidoreductase (COG:C;~EggNog:ENOG410PGWT;~InterPro:IPR016166,IPR006094,IPR036318;~PFAM:PF01565;~go_function: GO:0016491 - oxidoreductase activity [Evidence IEA];~go_function: GO:0050660 - flavin adenine dinucleotide binding [Evidence IEA];~go_function: GO:0071949 - FAD binding [Evidence IEA];~go_process: GO:0055114 - oxidation-reduction process [Evidence IEA]) yields the protein MAAAALDQLKSIFPDDTPDKVVINESGDKYQAAMTYPWSQTCWTPAAAYVYLSTVEELTKALAIVQETGTRFAVRTTGHNPNVGFSSAGEAGVVLDIRELRSKELLSDQQGIARFGSGNTWGEVYAWLEERGLSAIGGRDSQVGLGGFLLGGGLGALPNLYGLGADGVKNFEVCSRILLADGNLINANRNENSDLYRALKGGGSNFGIVTRFDLETHPLINVQYIINLYNPDDHVAINQATFEVQQTMEKDPKIGLFTNFNNGFVAVGLLYGDHPAESEARETFRPFHNPKSLMTTVLPSTNGTLLSLAQAMGHAQTPLKRSICTVTTRNSPELYEEVYNAWVEVRKTLPADTVLHYTIQPVGTAAVQAGKDRGENIMGHESVPQCWWVFTCEWPKDGDDVAAQSAIDTMSEKVQNLAKERELLLDFKCMSFATASQKVLGSYGADNVKRMQEVAAKYDPEGVFQKLQNGGFLLRDNV from the exons ATGGCGGCCGCTGCCTTGGATCAGCTTAAATCTATCTTTCCCGATGATACCCCCGATAAAGTGGTGATCAACGAATCGGGTGACAAGTACCAAGCTGCTATGACCTACCCCTGGTCACAGACCTGCTGGACTCCTGCGGCAGCATATGTCTACCTGAGTACTGTTGAGGAATTGACCAAGGCCCTGGCTATCGTACAAGAAACTGGTACCAGGTTCGCTGTCCGCACAACCGGTCATAACCCGAATGTGGGATTTAGCAGTGCCGGTGAAGCAGGTGTGGTGTTGGACATCAGGGAGCTTAGGTCAAAAGAACTGCTGTCTGATCAACAAGGTATTGCACGCTTTGGGTCGGGAAATACCTGGGGCGAGGTATATGCTTGGCTGGAGGAGCGAGGGCTGTCTGCcattggggggagggattcCCAGGTAGGACTGGGAGGATTTCTCTTAGGAG GAGGTTTGGGGGCTTTGCCTAATCTTTATGGTCTCGGGGCTGATGGAGTGAAGAACTTTGAGGTATGTTCGAGA ATCTTACTCGCAGATGGCAATCTCATCAATGCTAATAGAAATGAGAACTCCGATCTCTACCGCGCCCTCAAGGGCGGTGGCTCTAACTTTG GTATTGTGACACGGTTTGATCTTGAAACTCACCCTTTGATCAATGTCCAATATATCATCAATCTCTACAATCCCGACGATCATGTGGCAATCAACCAGGCTACTTTCGAAGTCCAACAAACTATGGAGAAAGATCCCAAGATTGGGCTGTTCACCAATTTCAACAACGGCTTTGTTGCAGTAGGCCTACTCTATGGAGACCATCCAGCTGAGTCTGAGGCCCGGGAAACTTTCAGACCGTTCCATAACCCCAAAAGCTTGATGACAACAGTCCTACCCTCGACAAATGGTACCCTTTTATCTCTAGCCCAAGCTATGGGCCATGCCCAAACACCTCTCAA ACGATCGATTTGTACAGTCACCACCCGGAACTCACCCGAGCTATACGAAGAAGTGTATAATGCCTGGGTTGAGGTCCGTAAGACCCTTCCAGCTGATACTGTTTTACATTATACCATTCAGCCAGTTGGTACCGCTGCTGTTCAAGCTGGTAAAGACCGTGGTGAGAATATCATGGGCCACGAGAGTGTCCCACAATGCT GGTGGGTATTCACTTGTGAATGGCCCaaagatggcgatgatgttgctgcacAAAGTGCTATTGATACCATGTCAGAAAAAGTGCAGAACCTGGCTAAGGAGAGAGAACTACTTCTGGATTTCAAGTGTATGAGTTTTGCTACCGCTTCCCAGAAGGTTCTGGGCAGCTATGGGGCCGATAATGTCAAGCGCATGCAGGAGGTGGCGGCCAAGTATGACCCCGAGGGCGTTTTTCAGAAGCTGCAGAATGGTGGCTTTCTTCTACGGGACAACGTCTAG
- a CDS encoding tRNA(Phe) (4-demethylwyosine(37)-C(7)) aminocarboxypropyltransferase (COG:J;~EggNog:ENOG410PN2X;~InterPro:IPR030382,IPR026274,IPR029063;~go_function: GO:0008757 - S-adenosylmethionine-dependent methyltransferase activity [Evidence IEA];~go_process: GO:0031591 - wybutosine biosynthetic process [Evidence IEA]) has product MLPPHDNPDSTTDTTTTTTTTSPLPLTTDNAITNTTTKNHNNQHHNHPRKPKPTLLNPLQKGITTYLTHHHNNNDTTLPTSSLPKRFTIYAPLLLLPVNALTTPPAWHTLYSTLTPTQKTTLYECILAAFSRYNLTHIAMNAPIALTDAQGTENRMRSPGGLLPLHGDFGPAPSTITNLDSPTPEDLGRAFWVSTVQNHGIEQIWAPMYTMFSRGNVTEKARILGSGMEGLAKEDIEGAGRGMSVVDMYAGIGYFVFSYLRRGVRRVWGWEINGWSVEGLRRGCVANGWGCRVVRVGGEDGMLEGGMGVEELVDGLRDGEDGDRVVVFHGDNRFAARVLAQIKDVMEVRGRWAPVRHVNLGLLPSSEAAWGDACRMVDGRLGGWLHVHENVDVRRIEEMRDRVTSEIGRLRGEVLEVGDEVVAECRHVEQVKTYAPGVMHCVFDVKVPALEL; this is encoded by the coding sequence ATGCTACCACCCCATGACAACCCCGACTCTACCACcgacacaacaacaaccacaaccaccacatcacccctccccctcaccaccgacaatgccatcaccaacacaacCACAAAAAACCATAACAACCagcaccacaaccacccccgcAAACCCAAACCGACGCTCCTCAACCCCCTCCAAAAAGGCATCACAACCTACctaacccaccaccacaacaacaatgacaccaccctccccacctcctccctccccaaacgCTTCACAATCTacgcccccctcctcctcctccccgtcaacgccctcaccaccccacccGCCTGGCACACCCTCTACAGCACCCTAACGCCAACCCAAAAGACGACTCTGTACGAATGCATCCTCGCCGCCTTCTCCCGCTACAACCTCACCCACATCGCCATGAACGCCCCCATCGCCTTAACCGACGCACAAGGCACCGAGAACCGCATGCGCAGTCCCGGCGGCCTACTCCCCCTCCACGGAGACTTTGGGCCCGCGCCCAGCACAATCACAAACCTGGACTCGCCAACACCAGAGGACCTGGGACGCGCGTTCTGGGTAAGCACGGTGCAGAACCATGGCATTGAGCAGATCTGGGCGCCTATGTATACGATGTTCTCGAGGGGGAATGTTACGGAGAAGGCGCGGATATTGGgatcggggatggaggggttaGCGAAGGAGGATATTGAGGGGGCAGGACGAGGGATGAGTGTGGTGGATATGTATGCGGGGATAGGGTATTTTGTGTTTTCGTACCTCCGGCGCGGGGTGAGGAGAGTTTGGGGATGGGAGATTAATGGGTGGTCTGTTGAGGGGTTACGGAGGGGGTGTGTGGCTAATGGGTGGGGATGTAGGGTTGTtagggttggtggtgaggatgggatgttggagggtgggatgggggtggaggagttggtggatgggttgagggatggggaggatggggatagagtggtggtgtttcATGGGGATAATCGGTTTGCGGCGCGGGTTTTGGCGCAGATTAAGGATGTGATGGAGGTGAGGGGCCGGTGGGCGCCTGTTAGACATGTTAATTTGGGGTTGTTGCCGTCGTCGGAGGCTGCTTGGGGAGATGCGTGtcggatggtggatggaaggTTGGGGGGTTGGTTGCATGTGCATGAGAATGTGGATGTGAGGCGCattgaggagatgagggatcGGGTCACGAGTGAGATTgggaggttgaggggggaggttttggaggttggagatgaggtcgTGGCGGAGTGTCGGCATGTTGAACAGGTCAAGACGTATGCTCCGGGGGTGATGCATTGCGTGTTTGATGTTAAGGTGCCGGCGCTGGAGTTATAA